In the Pseudochaenichthys georgianus chromosome 1, fPseGeo1.2, whole genome shotgun sequence genome, one interval contains:
- the LOC117453345 gene encoding GRB2-related adaptor protein 2-like, whose amino-acid sequence MSSKTRPDKREGYRAPPPQKEGFSLRGSTPSKWRNSSSEAQTETNPDGVSGGFTCWYQEDCSRAEAEEQLMKKPVGAFVIRGSRKTVHGDFSISVRLEAAVQHFKVMRDSRGQYYLWSERFPSLNQLVEYYQHTSISKQTKVFLLGPQQQRGSEDVLPSQRPLPPPPSSCPPASAPVAPRQVRALYTFEAEESDELGFNTGDVISVLESSDPTWWRGALRGKSGLFPSNHTTPL is encoded by the exons ATGAGCTCTAAAACGCGTCCAGATAAAAGGGAAGGGTACCGCGCACCGCCCCCGCAGAAAGAGGGCTTCTCACTGCGCGGCAGCACTCCTTCAAAGTGGAGGAATTCCTCAAGTGAGGCGCAAACTGAAACCAACCCTGACGGAGTGAGTGGAGGCTTCAcctg CTGGTACCAGGAGGACTGTAGTCGAGCTGAGGCAGAGGAGCAGCTGATGAAGAAACCTGTCGGGGCCTTCGTGATCCGGGGGAGTCGAAAGACAGTTCATGGAGACTTCTCCATCTCCGTCAG ATTAGAGGCAGCTGTGCAGCACTTTAAGGTCATGCGGGACAGCAGGGGGCAGTACTACCTCTGGTCGGAGAGATTCCCCTCCCTCAACCAGCTGGTGGAGTATTACCAACACACATCCATCTCCAAGCAGACCAAGGTGTTCCTGCTCGGACCCCAG CAACAAAGGGGCTCAGAAGATGTTCTTCCTTCCCAGCGTCCTCTGccacctcctccctcctcctgccCACCTGCATCTGCACCAGTGGCACCacgacag gtcAGAGCTCTGTACACTTTCGAGGCCGAGGAGTCGGACGAGTTGGGGTTTAACACCGGAGACGTGATCTCGGTGCTGGAGAGCTCCGACCCGACCTGGTGGAGAGGAGCTCTGAGGGGGAAGAGCGGCCTGTTCCCCTCCAACCACACCACCCCCCTctga